From Lolium perenne isolate Kyuss_39 chromosome 5, Kyuss_2.0, whole genome shotgun sequence, a single genomic window includes:
- the LOC127304071 gene encoding uncharacterized protein: MASASSSVVAGDEKSTTEKYRILAHGSTYIDVVYTNEVATVDRILRMYEGWLDEDEDRFKFIGLDLEYDSSGHKLAYLLNLFVLLLTKVQGSLSAPAAFLKDKQYTFTSVAKRNDTKVLRAAGLPVPEERHIDIQDIFKINGQPQAGMADLAAKLIDPKFANMKKDFKYNRLRKEGHGFWECKPLSWMNLEYAAIDGYLSYEIYNKIYTVNEGQAHLQRSDHICPRCKNQDESSSMNKRQKQA; the protein is encoded by the exons ATGGCATCTGCCTCTTCCTCCGTCGTGGCCGGAGACGAGAAGTCCACGACGGAGAAGTACCGCATCCTTGCGCACGGGAGTACATATATCGACGTCGTCTACACCAATGAGGTGGCGACTGTTGATAGAATTCTTCGTATGTACGAGGGTTGgctcgacgaggacgaggacaggTTCAAGTTCATTGGTCTGGATCTCGAGTATGACTCTAGCGGACACAAGTTGGCG TACTTGTTGAATTTATTTGTGCTGCTCTTGACAAAGGTGCAAGGATCATTGTCCGCGCCTGCGGCTTTTCTCAAGGACAAGCAATACACTTTTACAAGTGTTGCTAAAAGAAATGACACAAAAGTTCTTCGTGCGGCCGGTCTTCCTGTTCCAGAAGAGAGACACATCGACATCCAGGACATTTTCAAGATTAATGGTCAACCGCAGGCTGGAATGGCTGATCTTGCAGCAAAGCTCATTGATCCCAAGTTTGCCAACATGAAGAAGGACTTCAAGTACAACCGGCTTCGGAAGGAAGGGCATGGTTTCTGGGAATGCAAGCCACTGTCCTGGATGAACCTCGAGTACGCAGCTATTGACGGCTATCTCAGTTATGAGATATACAACAAGATCTACACGGTGAACGAGGGACAAGCTCACCTCCAGAGATCAGACCACATCTGCCCCAGATGCAAAAATCAGGATGAATCTTCATCAATGAACAAGCGTCAGAAGCAAGCCTGA